In Anopheles arabiensis isolate DONGOLA chromosome 2, AaraD3, whole genome shotgun sequence, the genomic window ACGTGTACGGCAACTCGACCGCGATCGAGTTTCTCGACTCGCGCATCTACATGTTccaggcgcagcagcagcagcatcagcagcagcaccagccgcAGCATCATGGTGGCCCTCCGCACGCCCAAAGCCAGACGGCGCGCCGACCGACGGAGCCCGAGCTGGGACTGCCGCAGCTGGAATCGCTCAGCATCAACCAGCACAACCATCAGCTGATGGAGGAGCGTCCGGTTACCTGCGGTGCGCTCAGCCCGTCCACCTCGGTGCGCTATCACAGCCCGGCGCCGGGACTGCTGCCGTTGCCCTTCCATCCGGTGCGTGGGCGCAACATTAAGTTCTCCGCCGACCGGTACGTGGCGACGCGGGCCGATACCGAGTTCTGCCAGGGGTACGTGTTTTCGCCCCGCCCGGTCAAGATCGGCGAGCGGCTTATCATTCAGATCCTGAAGACGGACTCGATCTTCGTCGGGTCGCTCGCGCTCGGGCTGACGTCCTGCGATCCCGCCAGCCTGCAGCTGAACGATCtgccggacgattccgacatGCTGCTCGATCGGCCCGAGTACTGGGTGGTGAGCAAGGACGTGGCGTCGACGCTGGTACGGGGCGATGAGCTATGCTTCTCGGTCACCGTGAACGGTGAGGTGCAGATCAGCAAGAACGGTGGCGCCCCGTCCGTCATCATGCACATCGACCAGTCGCTGCAGCTGTGGGCCTTCCTGGATGTGTACGGATCGACGCAGAGTGTGCGGCTGTTCACGCTGCCGATGCCGGCGCCGCCGGCACCGTCCGGGTGCGCCTCCAGCATGTACAGCATGGCCCGGTCCCACTCGTCGCTGGCTGCCGCGGCCGCCACTAGTCAATCGGTGCGCAGTCTGcaccagcaggagcagcaggtGATGGCGGAATCGTCGGCCAGCAGCTGCCGGGCACTTGCCGGTGCCACCTCGACCAGTGCACTGGTGCAGCAGGCGACGGCAGcaaccgccgccaccgctgccGTGCGCTCCGACATGATCCAAATCAACCCGGGCGGTACGGTGCTGGTCGTCAATCTGCCCCCGGCCGATGTGCttacccagcagcagcagcagcagcaatcgtcGCAAGTACCCCAGGCGACGCTTGTGACGCGCGGTATGACCAACTCCGCCTCGACCCTGTCCGTGCCACTATCGACACTGTCGCTCTCGTCCCACACGGGCTCAACCGGAACGGCCAGCGAGCTGATGGTTAGCAATAATAGCAGCAACAATTACGCCGCCAGCAACAATCCTCCTCCATACCCTGAGGTAAGTCCGTCACAAACACCCCTTTTGCCTTCCGCCGAACGATCCAGCTAACAGGatgtctttctttctctttttttccacCCAACAGTCGCTCTCGAGCTACAACAATGCCGCCAACTACTCGACCGCCGCCCTGGCCGCGAACGGCATCTACAGCTCGACCAACTGCGTCGACTGCACGATCTGCTTCGAGAAGCCGATCGACTCGGTGCTGTACATGTGCGGCCACATGTGCATGTGCTACGACTGTGCGATCAAGCAGTGGCGCGGCATCGGCGGTGGGCACTGCCCACTGTGCCGCGCGGTCATCCGCGACGTCATCCGGACGTACAAGTCGTAGGGCGTGTGCAGGGCACAGCGCGAGCATCGACGTGAAAGCGGCATAGCCAAAGAAGGACcgtgaaggtgtgtgtgtgtcgaaccATTTTGTGATCAAGCAGGCAGTGCGCAACAGTTGTGATTTGGTGGCGGTCGATCGTGTGTGTTCcagtttgttgatttttttttcttctgggcGTTGGGCGAGTGGTCGGAATCCATCGGCTGGAGAAAACAGCAAATGTGCAGCATCCATAAATTAACACTGATAGCTTATCGGTTGAAGGATAAATTATTCAGTAGTCAAAATTTATAGAAACAGAAGAGAAGCTCCGCCCGGTGGCACCCTTTTTAGGAAGGCTTTGTTTGGCAAAGAAAGTTAGGCTTTTGCTGGGAACACATGCTCGCTTGGCCGAAGATGATTCACTTGCACCACGGAAAGtagccaaaaagaaaaaaaaaggaactagTACGCTGTAGAAAGCACAATGTTTCCCCTGCCTCAAATCAGCAACACAATTGACTAGTGTGTAAGTAAACAGGTTTGGCGGGGTTTAAGGTAAAGCGGGGATGAAGCGAGAAAGAGTTGATAAACAGAGCGTAAACCAAAACCGAGTGAAGGCATTTAGTTGCATTTACAACTGAGAGGAGAGGACAGTGGAAGATTGTAGCGCACTGAAACGCGTGCTCGATAAGCCAGTCAGTAATCGAACGAGGCCAGTTattgctttgttgtttttacctATGTCTAGTGTACTAAATAGTCAATTAGACCTATAATATGTCCCCGACAGCGATGATTATGTAGCGGTTATTaagagacagagacagagagagagatagtggGAAACATGTTTgccaaaaagaaacacaagaaTCATATGTCACTTCCAAATGCGGACGAGCCGCCGCTTCCGAAGTTAGGCTAAGTTTAATGCAAATACGGTTAGGTTGGACGGATGGATTGGTAAAGGCAACAGCGAAAGCGCAGAGCAGCAAAGATTTGCGTAAGCCCATGCGCTTACCCGTTTCGTGTGTTTCGTATTCGTTTCTGTCTCTTCAATTACCTCGTGTGTACAGGTGTATGATAGGCGTAGAGgggtttattttaaaacgttcatttttttctacaacactttaaacagagaaagagagagagagagagaagggaagGTTGGGAAACAGTTATTCTTTCGAGCTGCCGCATGtgctgaaaaacaaaacaaaaacaaaatctcgtTTCGGCGCaagattaatttattttctagtCAAATAGTCAAATGCAAATGGCTTATGCCGGGAGTCGTGTGTGAGAAATGCGTATGTTTCGGAATTGAATAATGTgctgaaatattaaaatgaaaagtaTTTGAAAACCTATAATCAGAAAAcagtcgttttgtttttttttttaattacatttagtACACCCAAACTGGGTGCCGTCACCAGTTCGCTTGTTCCGATACGCTTGTGCGCGAGGCAATCAGTTATGggaagcagtagcagcagtatgCAGTATGATTTGGTTTTGCGTAGCTCGAGCTGGAATTGATCGTATATTTTAGGCAGCGTAGCGTAGGGCTCCTTTTTCTTACTTACCTTTTGCGCGCATATAGATCCTCGCACTGCGTGCGTGTacacttccccccccccccccgtatGTTAGTGCGGCGAACGAAGGACGCTTGGTCAGTTCAGTAGTGCAGGAGATGGCGTGCAGGAAGAAGCAGTTGTACGATACGGAATATAATCTCCTACACGTCTATGACGCTAATTTATTGTTACGTAGAGGCGATGCTGGAAAGGAAACGATAGATACTAGTAccgttttttgtattatttgtttccctttttctagTATCGATACTATTTAAGAGTTGCAAAATCATTATGCACTAAACCTTCGATATGAAATACAAAAGtgaaattaaagcaaaaaaaaacaaaaacaataaccaaaacaattcaaaacacCGGTGTTTGTGTCTGCTTTTCGGTCGGGTGGGGG contains:
- the LOC120893960 gene encoding protein neuralized isoform X1 → MGVLNVTSSGAAIVEYHQQQQQQQQQQQQQQQNKKNDTIFSPIKNKMKVLKKIKKRMGLATRSASSCPGPNNLPPLQFHTVHGDNIRISREGTVAKRYESFCKGITFSARPVRVNERVCVKFLDISNNWSGVIRFGFTCNDPASLRGNLPKYACPDLTNKPGFWAKALNERYCYRGNVLFYYVTPSGDVHFGINGEEKGVFITDVDARGPLWAVIDVYGNSTAIEFLDSRIYMFQAQQQQHQQQHQPQHHGGPPHAQSQTARRPTEPELGLPQLESLSINQHNHQLMEERPVTCGALSPSTSVRYHSPAPGLLPLPFHPVRGRNIKFSADRYVATRADTEFCQGYVFSPRPVKIGERLIIQILKTDSIFVGSLALGLTSCDPASLQLNDLPDDSDMLLDRPEYWVVSKDVASTLVRGDELCFSVTVNGEVQISKNGGAPSVIMHIDQSLQLWAFLDVYGSTQSVRLFTLPMPAPPAPSGCASSMYSMARSHSSLAAAAATSQSVRSLHQQEQQVMAESSASSCRALAGATSTSALVQQATAATAATAAVRSDMIQINPGGTVLVVNLPPADVLTQQQQQQQSSQVPQATLVTRGMTNSASTLSVPLSTLSLSSHTGSTGTASELMVSNNSSNNYAASNNPPPYPESLSSYNNAANYSTAALAANGIYSSTNCVDCTICFEKPIDSVLYMCGHMCMCYDCAIKQWRGIGGGHCPLCRAVIRDVIRTYKS
- the LOC120893960 gene encoding protein neuralized isoform X2, encoding MGQTISSSSTRSASSCPGPNNLPPLQFHTVHGDNIRISREGTVAKRYESFCKGITFSARPVRVNERVCVKFLDISNNWSGVIRFGFTCNDPASLRGNLPKYACPDLTNKPGFWAKALNERYCYRGNVLFYYVTPSGDVHFGINGEEKGVFITDVDARGPLWAVIDVYGNSTAIEFLDSRIYMFQAQQQQHQQQHQPQHHGGPPHAQSQTARRPTEPELGLPQLESLSINQHNHQLMEERPVTCGALSPSTSVRYHSPAPGLLPLPFHPVRGRNIKFSADRYVATRADTEFCQGYVFSPRPVKIGERLIIQILKTDSIFVGSLALGLTSCDPASLQLNDLPDDSDMLLDRPEYWVVSKDVASTLVRGDELCFSVTVNGEVQISKNGGAPSVIMHIDQSLQLWAFLDVYGSTQSVRLFTLPMPAPPAPSGCASSMYSMARSHSSLAAAAATSQSVRSLHQQEQQVMAESSASSCRALAGATSTSALVQQATAATAATAAVRSDMIQINPGGTVLVVNLPPADVLTQQQQQQQSSQVPQATLVTRGMTNSASTLSVPLSTLSLSSHTGSTGTASELMVSNNSSNNYAASNNPPPYPESLSSYNNAANYSTAALAANGIYSSTNCVDCTICFEKPIDSVLYMCGHMCMCYDCAIKQWRGIGGGHCPLCRAVIRDVIRTYKS